The following proteins are encoded in a genomic region of Nitrospiraceae bacterium:
- a CDS encoding ABC transporter permease subunit yields the protein MTPVHTIVAKELRSAFVSPVVYVIAAIFLAIVGLLAYSAAANASNQAIRLMQIQNTYAQLNLNDMLFRPLFRSINLILMIILPLLTMRLFAEERKLRTFELLLTSPIGVNEIVSGKFMSVIIVYSGLLSMTSLIPITLSAYATFDWRPIYLGYVALFLQGALLISIGLFASALTENQIIAAFLSFGCILGLWMLGALGGIIGDTTIGHILSYLSFSEHYERLIRGLFNLKDILYYVSGIAFMWFAAHQAVDAYRWK from the coding sequence ATGACCCCCGTTCATACGATTGTTGCCAAAGAATTACGAAGTGCTTTTGTGTCTCCAGTGGTCTATGTCATTGCGGCCATTTTTTTGGCTATCGTAGGCCTGTTGGCCTATTCCGCGGCAGCCAATGCGAGTAACCAGGCTATACGCCTGATGCAAATTCAAAATACCTACGCACAACTCAATCTCAATGATATGCTGTTCAGGCCCCTCTTTCGAAGCATAAACCTCATCCTCATGATCATTCTCCCATTACTCACCATGCGTCTGTTCGCCGAAGAACGTAAACTCCGAACCTTCGAACTCCTTCTGACGTCTCCCATTGGCGTGAATGAAATCGTGTCTGGAAAATTCATGAGCGTAATTATCGTCTATAGCGGCCTGTTATCAATGACAAGTCTCATCCCGATCACCCTTTCCGCCTATGCAACCTTTGATTGGCGACCAATATATCTTGGGTATGTCGCCCTGTTCCTGCAAGGAGCCCTTCTGATATCTATTGGTCTGTTTGCCTCGGCATTGACGGAAAATCAAATTATTGCGGCTTTTTTGAGCTTTGGTTGCATCTTAGGTCTCTGGATGCTCGGGGCGTTAGGAGGCATCATTGGGGACACAACAATCGGACACATTCTGTCCTATCTCTCTTTTAGCGAACATTATGAACGATTGATTCGTGGGCTATTCAACCTCAAAGATATTCTTTATTACGTCTCCGGCATAGCTTTTATGTGGTTTGCCGCCCACCAAGCCGTTGACGCCTACCGATGGAAGTAA
- a CDS encoding DUF4340 domain-containing protein — protein MINPVRVTLILALVVLGLGGYILLVDIPQSRQLEKQETQERQILPFDDRAITQITWATPTYTIHLERDDQWRWMMTEPMRSPADSREIRRILRALTIGKIKRHIEDGPSNLSAYGLEPPYLTLTLTTPTETQEMALGDAGPFAPSLYVQTKPDNQVVLTTLDVMTFAQKSLTNFRLKDLLFFERDRVLELHIRLGSTTMVMTRVAGAHSLTPNWMFQSPVKGPADKTAVGTLLMDLGGLAATGFIDTEEEKKRILGQPARIHATIQVVEGARTHHLELYQFDDPEKAYAITSGSGPLYEVPPGILKPITQGMFYFRDKRLFGMEVADIAMLTVHTPEDHYVLINQHDEWVLEDNPSAEVNQEVVKLFVSRIVDVPAEIFHPDSTSPSTDDGMASPNATISGMNRKGQDIGQLILGKRERGLVFAKGSSLPGLYQVRSTILDQIPSKAQLIRQAGSIE, from the coding sequence ATGATCAATCCCGTTCGAGTAACGCTCATCCTGGCTCTGGTCGTTCTGGGTTTGGGAGGCTATATCCTCCTCGTTGATATTCCACAATCCCGGCAACTGGAAAAACAGGAGACCCAGGAACGACAGATCCTGCCGTTTGATGACCGGGCTATCACGCAGATCACCTGGGCCACCCCCACGTATACTATCCATCTCGAACGGGATGACCAATGGCGGTGGATGATGACCGAACCCATGCGATCCCCCGCGGATTCGCGTGAAATTCGGCGGATACTACGAGCCTTGACGATAGGAAAAATCAAACGACATATCGAGGATGGGCCAAGCAATTTGTCCGCATACGGATTAGAGCCCCCGTATTTGACCCTCACCCTAACCACTCCCACCGAGACGCAGGAAATGGCTCTAGGGGATGCCGGTCCCTTTGCTCCGTCCTTGTACGTCCAGACGAAACCTGACAATCAGGTCGTGCTGACGACCTTGGATGTGATGACCTTCGCCCAAAAGTCCCTCACGAACTTCCGGCTCAAAGACCTCTTGTTTTTCGAGCGGGATCGAGTCCTGGAGCTTCACATTCGGCTCGGATCAACCACCATGGTCATGACACGAGTGGCAGGAGCCCATAGCTTGACGCCGAATTGGATGTTCCAAAGTCCCGTGAAAGGCCCCGCAGATAAAACCGCCGTGGGCACTCTCCTCATGGATTTAGGAGGCCTGGCCGCCACTGGATTCATTGACACCGAGGAAGAAAAGAAACGGATTCTGGGCCAACCGGCGCGTATTCATGCGACGATACAAGTGGTAGAAGGCGCACGCACGCATCATCTGGAACTCTATCAATTTGATGATCCGGAAAAGGCCTATGCCATCACGTCCGGCTCCGGTCCACTCTATGAGGTCCCACCGGGTATCCTAAAACCCATCACCCAAGGGATGTTTTATTTTCGAGACAAACGTCTCTTTGGTATGGAAGTCGCTGATATCGCAATGCTGACCGTCCACACGCCAGAGGATCATTATGTTCTCATTAATCAACACGATGAGTGGGTCTTAGAGGACAACCCTTCAGCAGAGGTGAACCAGGAAGTGGTGAAACTTTTTGTCAGCCGGATCGTGGACGTACCCGCGGAAATATTCCACCCCGATTCCACTTCCCCCTCAACAGACGATGGGATGGCTTCACCCAACGCCACGATTTCTGGCATGAATCGCAAGGGACAGGACATCGGACAATTAATTTTGGGAAAGAGAGAACGAGGCCTAGTCTTCGCAAAGGGATCAAGCTTGCCAGGTTTATACCAGGTCCGATCGACGATCCTGGATCAAATACCCTCCAAAGCCCAGTTGATACGACAGGCGGGCTCAATCGAATAG
- a CDS encoding OmpA family protein, which translates to MRKLFQGKYAILVLLVAILSGCSSWHHVSIFSHGAEPVEESPDSSPALVVSAPPVSVPEPEPSLPIVSQPLISESPPAIDDINAQSGDHSLLPSTLEDVFFDYDQYYIRSEAVPILMQNAEVLSRHATRTVLIEGHCDERGTEEYNLILGERRAMAVKNYLVDLGVSASSIRVLSLGKNEPFCFQPTRECFQQNRRAHFVLK; encoded by the coding sequence TTGAGGAAGTTGTTTCAGGGAAAATATGCGATCCTTGTGCTGTTGGTTGCTATTCTGAGCGGGTGCAGTTCCTGGCATCATGTGTCCATCTTCAGCCATGGTGCCGAGCCGGTTGAGGAGTCTCCCGATTCATCTCCTGCTTTGGTGGTGAGTGCCCCTCCCGTTTCTGTGCCCGAACCGGAACCCTCTCTTCCAATCGTTTCCCAACCTCTCATATCAGAATCTCCGCCGGCTATAGATGATATCAATGCGCAATCTGGCGACCACTCACTTCTTCCCTCGACGTTGGAAGATGTTTTTTTTGACTACGACCAATATTATATACGGAGTGAGGCTGTTCCTATCCTGATGCAGAACGCTGAAGTCCTAAGTCGGCATGCCACTCGTACTGTCCTGATTGAAGGGCATTGTGATGAGCGAGGAACCGAAGAATATAATCTCATTTTGGGTGAGCGCCGTGCGATGGCGGTGAAGAATTACCTTGTGGATTTAGGGGTGAGCGCTTCCTCAATCCGAGTCCTTAGCCTGGGGAAAAACGAACCGTTTTGTTTTCAACCTACTCGTGAATGTTTTCAACAGAATAGACGTGCCCACTTTGTGTTGAAGTAA
- the nirK gene encoding nitrite reductase, copper-containing has product MVGALVMGTVSSIHAKDIPIVQAQLTTLPHVPAPITRKEPARVLVNVEAKEYVGNLTDEIQYKFWSFNGTVPGPMIRVQAGDTVEIHLKNHADSQFPHNMDFHAVNGPGGGAGSTLAAPGNEGVFSFKALAPGLYIYHCASPVPNIPAHIANGMYGLILVDPIGGLTPVNHEYAVFQSEFFTMPSGEPGVMELSMEKGLAEHPDHVVFNGKAGALMDLMGDGQLKAKVGETIRLFVGNIGPNSASSFHIIGEIFDKVYVEGAIGGTINEHVQTTLIPSAGSVIVEFKVDVPGAYLLVDHSIFRVAKGAIGILSVEGKENLTIFNPMNPVY; this is encoded by the coding sequence ATGGTTGGTGCTCTGGTCATGGGAACCGTTTCATCTATACACGCCAAAGACATCCCAATCGTCCAGGCTCAATTGACGACGTTGCCACACGTGCCCGCCCCCATTACCCGAAAGGAGCCTGCACGAGTTCTGGTCAATGTCGAAGCGAAAGAGTACGTAGGAAATTTGACAGATGAAATTCAATACAAATTTTGGAGTTTTAATGGCACCGTCCCAGGACCCATGATCCGGGTCCAAGCCGGCGATACCGTGGAGATCCACCTTAAAAACCATGCGGATAGCCAATTTCCACATAACATGGATTTTCATGCCGTCAATGGACCCGGCGGGGGAGCGGGATCGACTTTGGCCGCACCTGGCAATGAGGGTGTATTTTCCTTTAAAGCCCTGGCTCCCGGTTTATATATCTACCATTGTGCATCCCCGGTCCCGAATATTCCGGCTCACATTGCCAACGGCATGTACGGGTTGATTCTCGTGGATCCGATCGGCGGCCTCACGCCTGTCAATCATGAATATGCCGTGTTTCAAAGCGAGTTTTTCACCATGCCGAGTGGGGAACCTGGCGTCATGGAATTATCGATGGAAAAAGGGTTAGCGGAACACCCTGACCATGTGGTGTTTAACGGAAAAGCCGGGGCCTTAATGGATCTCATGGGGGATGGGCAACTGAAAGCCAAGGTCGGGGAGACGATTCGGCTATTTGTCGGAAACATCGGACCCAATAGCGCTTCGTCGTTCCACATCATTGGCGAAATTTTTGACAAGGTCTATGTGGAAGGGGCCATTGGCGGAACCATCAATGAGCACGTGCAAACCACCCTGATTCCTTCAGCCGGTTCGGTCATTGTGGAATTCAAAGTAGATGTCCCCGGGGCTTACCTGTTAGTAGATCACAGCATCTTCCGGGTCGCCAAAGGAGCAATAGGTATTTTATCCGTAGAAGGGAAGGAGAATCTCACGATCTTTAATCCCATGAATCCAGTCTACTAG
- the waaF gene encoding lipopolysaccharide heptosyltransferase II has protein sequence MTIHVKRLLLIKLRYIGDVVLSTPLLPILHKRFPDASLTFLVNPGTESVLFGNPYLETTMVLPREGWGPQFACYQSLRQARFDGVVDLTDGDRSALLTYWTGAGVRLGFNRENRWRGKLYTHVLPSAYGSMHMVDYHAQALAALGISDPVGNPEWYLRPEDHEQGDQLMASFQIGQSPFVLLHPPARYANKAWPLERFAALADWLADHGAVVALIGHESEMLIGHRIVNLTRSKPRNVMGQTGLRQLAAVMKRSALFIGNDGGPMHMAAAVGCPVLGLFGPSDPYVWGPRGEKVSVIYKGLDCEKCCHDACSRGEEGCMRQISVEEVCRAARLFLG, from the coding sequence GTGACGATTCACGTGAAACGTCTTCTACTTATTAAGCTTCGGTATATCGGGGATGTCGTGTTATCCACCCCTCTGCTTCCCATTCTGCACAAGCGATTTCCCGATGCGTCACTCACCTTTCTGGTGAATCCTGGAACGGAGAGTGTGTTGTTCGGGAATCCCTATCTGGAGACAACCATGGTGTTGCCTCGTGAAGGATGGGGCCCACAATTTGCGTGTTACCAATCGTTGCGTCAGGCTCGTTTCGATGGGGTCGTGGATTTAACGGACGGGGATCGCTCGGCATTGCTGACCTATTGGACCGGTGCCGGGGTCAGGCTGGGGTTTAATCGGGAGAATCGGTGGCGTGGAAAACTGTATACGCATGTGCTGCCATCAGCCTATGGGTCAATGCACATGGTGGACTACCATGCCCAGGCGTTGGCCGCCTTAGGTATCAGTGATCCCGTGGGCAATCCGGAATGGTATCTGCGACCCGAGGACCATGAGCAAGGCGATCAATTGATGGCCTCATTCCAGATCGGGCAGTCGCCATTTGTGCTCCTTCATCCTCCAGCGCGATATGCCAATAAAGCCTGGCCTCTTGAGCGATTTGCGGCCCTGGCCGATTGGCTGGCCGATCATGGAGCGGTCGTGGCCTTGATCGGGCACGAGTCAGAGATGCTGATAGGACACCGGATTGTCAATCTGACCAGGTCCAAACCGCGTAATGTGATGGGACAAACCGGGTTGCGTCAACTGGCGGCAGTGATGAAGCGAAGCGCCTTATTTATTGGAAACGATGGGGGCCCGATGCATATGGCGGCAGCCGTCGGTTGTCCTGTTCTGGGCTTATTCGGTCCCTCTGATCCTTATGTGTGGGGTCCGAGGGGAGAAAAAGTTTCCGTGATTTACAAAGGCCTGGACTGCGAAAAATGTTGTCATGACGCGTGTTCCCGTGGGGAAGAAGGTTGTATGCGGCAAATATCAGTCGAGGAAGTCTGCCGGGCCGCACGCCTGTTCCTGGGTTGA
- a CDS encoding thioredoxin domain-containing protein, translating to MKSGQTQISRIIGGILLISLLGWANVALSKIQGEYELMEGEPSQHEAGKVILFEFADFYCSHCHMFERVVGTKLKKEFGDKLEIRMVGFPVIPGKLPTAFEMYNQAVTMGKGPEMKQLLFQSIHEKDIQVFDKTMRALLLKEIGLDPTEFEAGLASGKPFKTLAKGRTWGERIKVTHTPTVLLDGNIRVANLTAENLKTVIESILNQDSKS from the coding sequence ATGAAATCAGGACAGACGCAAATTTCCCGCATTATTGGAGGAATACTCCTGATCAGCCTGCTCGGATGGGCCAATGTGGCCTTGAGCAAAATACAGGGCGAATACGAGCTGATGGAGGGGGAGCCTTCTCAACATGAAGCCGGCAAGGTCATTCTGTTCGAATTCGCTGACTTTTACTGCTCACATTGCCACATGTTCGAACGGGTGGTCGGAACGAAACTGAAAAAGGAATTCGGCGACAAGTTAGAGATTAGAATGGTGGGATTTCCCGTCATACCCGGCAAACTTCCGACCGCCTTTGAAATGTACAATCAGGCCGTCACCATGGGCAAAGGGCCGGAAATGAAGCAACTCCTCTTTCAGTCCATTCACGAAAAAGATATTCAAGTCTTCGATAAGACCATGCGTGCCCTCCTTCTGAAAGAGATCGGGCTCGATCCGACGGAATTTGAAGCAGGGCTCGCCAGTGGAAAGCCTTTCAAAACGTTAGCGAAAGGCCGGACGTGGGGGGAACGAATCAAAGTCACTCATACGCCAACCGTGCTCTTGGATGGAAACATTCGCGTGGCAAACTTAACGGCGGAAAACCTCAAAACGGTGATCGAAAGCATTCTCAACCAGGACAGCAAATCTTAA
- a CDS encoding ATP-binding cassette domain-containing protein, which yields MIDVQHVTKRYGNATALDDVSFSINKGEIVAFLGPNGAGKTTTMRILTGFMPPTTGTVRIAGFDCLETPWEVKKHIGYLPETPPLYLELTVTEYLTFVGRIKRLSEDQLIERMDTIITQTGLADVRGRVIGHLSRGYRQRVGLAQALLHNPPVLILDEPTTGLDPNQIIEIRELIKSLAGSHTIILSTHLLAEATAICQRVIIIHRGRIVAVDTPEQLGAKLRESETLSLTVKQFDPDLLEALQHIPGVIRVSQGATAQTYLLDTQMGRDIREELTQLVVSRNVGLLELKTQPLTLEDAFKVLTQTNTPSGPGISTPGGPH from the coding sequence ATGATTGACGTTCAACATGTGACGAAACGCTACGGGAACGCAACCGCGTTGGATGACGTCTCTTTTTCCATCAACAAGGGGGAAATCGTGGCATTTCTCGGGCCGAATGGCGCAGGGAAAACCACCACTATGCGCATTTTGACGGGGTTCATGCCCCCAACCACGGGAACCGTCCGCATTGCAGGGTTTGATTGCCTGGAAACACCCTGGGAGGTCAAAAAACATATCGGGTATCTCCCTGAAACTCCTCCTCTGTATCTGGAACTGACCGTCACTGAATATTTGACCTTCGTGGGAAGAATCAAACGACTTTCTGAGGACCAGTTGATCGAACGGATGGATACCATCATCACCCAAACGGGCCTGGCCGATGTGCGGGGACGAGTCATTGGCCATTTATCCCGTGGATATCGACAACGGGTTGGTCTGGCACAGGCCCTTTTGCACAATCCTCCTGTTTTGATTTTGGACGAACCAACCACAGGCCTAGACCCGAATCAAATTATTGAGATCCGGGAACTCATTAAAAGCCTGGCGGGTTCCCACACCATCATTCTCAGCACCCATCTCCTGGCGGAAGCAACCGCTATTTGTCAGCGGGTCATCATCATTCACCGTGGTCGAATTGTAGCTGTGGACACCCCGGAACAGTTAGGGGCCAAACTCCGTGAATCGGAAACGCTCAGTCTAACCGTGAAGCAATTCGATCCGGACCTGTTGGAGGCACTTCAACACATTCCCGGAGTCATCCGAGTCTCTCAGGGAGCAACCGCCCAGACCTATCTTCTGGATACGCAGATGGGCCGAGATATCCGGGAGGAATTGACTCAATTAGTCGTCTCCAGAAATGTGGGCCTTCTAGAATTAAAAACCCAACCTCTCACTCTTGAGGATGCGTTTAAGGTCCTCACCCAAACAAACACGCCCAGCGGACCAGGCATCAGCACGCCTGGCGGGCCACACTAA
- a CDS encoding transketolase → MTTHASSQLSEVLRQKADQLRIHSIRATTKAGSGHPTSCCSAADIMATLFFSVMRFDPKSPRNPDNDCFILSKGHAAPLLYAAWAEAGLLDPQQVLKLRTLESDLEGHPTPRLSFVDMATGSLGQGLSVGVGIALNNKYLDKSSARIFVLLGDGESVEGSVWEAADIDRNSQLDNMCGIVDINWLGQSDPTMLEYNLTKYQARWEGFGWHTICVDGHNHSELLKAFEEAARTRTKPTMILAKTLKGKGISFAEDHPN, encoded by the coding sequence GTGACCACCCATGCTTCATCACAGCTTTCCGAAGTCCTGCGTCAAAAGGCAGATCAACTTCGCATCCATAGCATTCGGGCCACCACCAAAGCAGGAAGCGGACATCCGACCAGTTGCTGTTCCGCTGCGGATATTATGGCGACCTTGTTTTTCTCGGTCATGCGATTTGATCCAAAAAGTCCTCGCAACCCGGACAACGATTGTTTTATCTTATCCAAGGGTCATGCCGCCCCGTTGCTCTATGCGGCCTGGGCGGAAGCCGGGTTACTCGATCCCCAACAAGTACTCAAACTCCGCACACTCGAATCGGACCTTGAAGGCCATCCCACTCCTCGCCTATCGTTTGTGGACATGGCCACCGGATCTCTTGGGCAGGGACTGTCAGTGGGTGTCGGTATTGCCTTAAATAATAAATACCTGGACAAGTCTTCAGCTCGAATCTTTGTGCTATTAGGCGATGGGGAATCGGTCGAAGGGTCAGTGTGGGAGGCCGCTGATATTGACCGAAATTCTCAACTAGATAATATGTGCGGCATCGTGGACATTAATTGGCTGGGACAATCGGATCCCACCATGCTGGAATATAATCTGACCAAGTACCAGGCCAGATGGGAGGGATTTGGCTGGCATACCATCTGCGTCGATGGGCACAACCACTCAGAACTCCTCAAAGCCTTTGAAGAAGCCGCTCGGACCCGCACGAAGCCAACCATGATTCTGGCCAAAACTTTAAAAGGAAAAGGCATTTCTTTCGCCGAGGATCATCCTAACTGA
- a CDS encoding GldG family protein: MPSILGIAGTIIALVGLGLPLVYPAGGSLSSILLGLGTLCLLGYFAFHFRSLTALARTRSTRLGAHSLFSILLAGVVVGLLNFLAAKHAPEWDFSETQNFTLSRQTYQVLRTLPREVKMTVFTHEGSPGYGGYQDLLTTYAKESPLITLAFIDPERQPDKAKEYQVTRIDTVVVESGPQKVYLQRSSEADMTNALLRVTQDKKKRIAFVTGHGEKSLSDTESSGLSRAGDALTKQGYEVGTVDWEDTASHEAAVLIVASSTEAVTSDDQKRISQFLEKGGRVLVMDDPASGTSLDPLFTPWGIHVGTGILADEQDRLGRGSPTALLVRTFTTHDITEDFTTPILFPVSRSVTFDTAQGKTWDYIALAQTSPESWEETDLNSLQPEFTAGQDPKGPFTVAGLLIRKTLDQSPTAQSAVLIVGNAAFATNGYLTYPGNTDFFLKAIAWLAQEDALVSLTPKDPAFHPFIPNPSQEQALVFFQVLFIPLLTLFIGLSVWKRRRSL; the protein is encoded by the coding sequence GTGCCTTCAATTCTCGGCATAGCCGGAACAATAATAGCCCTGGTAGGACTGGGGCTTCCATTGGTCTATCCTGCTGGAGGGAGCCTCTCCTCCATCCTGCTCGGCCTGGGAACACTCTGCCTTCTGGGCTATTTTGCCTTCCATTTTCGGAGCCTCACCGCACTAGCTCGGACCCGGTCTACCCGACTCGGCGCACACAGCCTCTTTTCGATCCTGCTTGCCGGCGTCGTCGTGGGCTTACTCAATTTCCTCGCAGCCAAGCATGCGCCGGAATGGGACTTCTCGGAGACGCAAAATTTCACCTTAAGCCGACAGACCTATCAAGTCCTTCGAACTCTTCCAAGAGAAGTGAAAATGACGGTTTTCACCCATGAAGGGAGTCCGGGCTATGGCGGCTACCAGGATTTATTGACGACCTACGCAAAGGAGAGTCCTCTCATCACGCTGGCATTCATTGATCCCGAACGACAACCCGACAAGGCAAAAGAGTATCAAGTGACTCGAATCGATACCGTCGTCGTGGAAAGTGGTCCCCAAAAGGTCTATCTCCAACGGTCTTCTGAAGCCGACATGACCAATGCGCTGCTCCGTGTCACACAAGACAAGAAAAAGCGCATTGCCTTTGTCACGGGCCATGGTGAAAAAAGTCTATCCGATACCGAATCGTCAGGATTATCTCGTGCCGGCGATGCCCTGACCAAGCAAGGCTATGAGGTCGGGACAGTGGATTGGGAAGACACAGCTTCTCACGAAGCGGCAGTCCTTATCGTGGCCTCCTCCACAGAAGCCGTAACCTCTGATGACCAAAAACGGATAAGTCAATTTCTGGAAAAAGGAGGACGGGTACTGGTCATGGATGATCCAGCCAGCGGCACGTCATTGGATCCCCTCTTCACGCCGTGGGGCATTCATGTGGGAACCGGCATCCTGGCTGATGAACAAGACCGCTTGGGACGTGGCAGCCCCACCGCCTTGCTCGTTCGGACCTTTACCACACATGACATCACTGAAGACTTCACCACTCCAATCCTGTTTCCCGTATCCCGCTCAGTGACCTTCGACACGGCACAAGGAAAAACCTGGGATTACATCGCCTTAGCGCAAACCTCTCCGGAAAGTTGGGAAGAAACGGACCTGAACAGTCTTCAACCGGAATTCACTGCGGGGCAAGACCCCAAGGGTCCCTTTACCGTCGCAGGCCTCTTGATCCGCAAAACGCTCGACCAGTCTCCAACAGCTCAATCTGCCGTCCTCATTGTGGGCAATGCCGCATTTGCGACCAATGGGTATCTGACCTATCCGGGAAACACGGATTTTTTCTTAAAAGCGATTGCCTGGCTTGCTCAGGAGGATGCATTAGTTTCCCTGACACCAAAAGACCCGGCCTTTCATCCATTCATACCTAATCCCTCACAGGAACAAGCACTCGTATTTTTTCAGGTCCTGTTCATTCCACTCCTTACCTTATTTATCGGTCTATCTGTTTGGAAAAGGCGGCGAAGTCTGTAA
- a CDS encoding RHS domain-containing protein, whose product MVELSDQANGRVVANAVLVVPSGVITDHVTYTPTLTTSGTVDIYAKWTENATRAQAVTYTVQHAGGATEIMVNQQQPSAGWFRLGAFSMAPGQNHHVEVSGALEGVTVADAIRFVSAGTSAPGIQYVHADHLGSPQKMTDATKAIVWDAVYTPFGQVHSITGTATNNQRFPGQYADAETGYSYNYFRDYDPTTGRYVQSDPIGLVGGYNRYAYAFGNPISRFDFYGLRPLLECTKDFLQPFFPNLDLDQIEVYDEGVPFPFNLIPGIHGVSLGNDIYFDPGYYSPYSVGGTGDIAHEVAHTAQWQSDSNFAYDYLRDLFSYGYKDNPYEQEAWGYEVVIEGLLNASGGHPPCEKDPCSKKK is encoded by the coding sequence ATGGTGGAATTGTCCGATCAAGCCAATGGGCGGGTGGTAGCCAATGCGGTGCTGGTGGTGCCCAGCGGGGTCATCACCGATCATGTGACCTATACGCCGACGTTGACCACCTCAGGAACGGTAGACATCTATGCGAAATGGACGGAAAATGCCACGCGAGCGCAAGCGGTGACCTACACCGTTCAGCATGCCGGTGGAGCAACTGAGATAATGGTGAATCAGCAACAACCCAGTGCGGGGTGGTTTCGGTTAGGGGCTTTCTCCATGGCGCCTGGACAAAATCATCATGTGGAAGTGTCAGGGGCCTTGGAGGGTGTGACGGTCGCGGATGCGATCCGGTTTGTGTCGGCAGGGACCTCAGCACCAGGCATTCAGTATGTGCATGCCGATCATTTAGGATCACCGCAGAAGATGACCGATGCGACCAAGGCAATCGTTTGGGATGCGGTGTACACGCCGTTTGGGCAAGTGCACTCGATCACCGGCACGGCGACAAATAATCAGCGGTTTCCCGGCCAATACGCCGATGCCGAGACAGGTTATTCGTACAATTACTTCCGTGACTATGACCCCACGACGGGACGGTATGTGCAGAGTGATCCGATTGGGTTGGTTGGTGGCTATAATCGGTATGCCTATGCCTTTGGCAATCCGATCTCGCGGTTTGATTTCTATGGTCTTCGCCCACTTCTTGAGTGTACGAAGGACTTTCTGCAACCGTTTTTCCCCAATCTCGATCTGGATCAAATCGAAGTTTATGATGAAGGAGTACCATTTCCCTTTAACTTAATCCCAGGCATTCATGGTGTATCTCTTGGTAATGATATTTATTTTGATCCTGGATATTATAGTCCCTATTCGGTTGGTGGAACGGGAGACATCGCTCATGAAGTAGCTCACACTGCTCAATGGCAAAGTGATTCAAATTTCGCTTATGATTATCTGCGTGATTTATTTTCATACGGGTATAAGGATAATCCATATGAACAGGAGGCCTGGGGCTATGAAGTAGTGATTGAAGGTCTATTGAATGCGTCAGGAGGTCATCCACCTTGCGAAAAAGATCCTTGTTCTAAGAAAAAATAG
- a CDS encoding cupin domain-containing protein: MNVVNVKDYGQFSKEKMKKQNVFQSSRFFCDVYGFEPGQEQKGHVHADQDKVYLVLEGEGTFRVGSESRILGEGQGTMAPAGEEHGVMNHTTNRLRVLVFMAPNPG; this comes from the coding sequence GTGAATGTGGTGAATGTTAAAGACTACGGCCAGTTTTCGAAGGAAAAGATGAAGAAGCAGAATGTATTTCAATCATCCAGATTTTTTTGTGATGTGTATGGATTTGAGCCTGGTCAGGAGCAAAAAGGCCATGTGCACGCCGACCAGGACAAAGTCTATCTGGTCTTAGAAGGGGAGGGCACGTTTCGGGTCGGAAGTGAAAGCCGGATCCTCGGCGAAGGGCAGGGGACGATGGCTCCCGCTGGTGAGGAGCATGGCGTGATGAATCATACGACCAACCGGCTTCGAGTGCTGGTCTTTATGGCTCCCAATCCCGGCTAG